A DNA window from Carassius gibelio isolate Cgi1373 ecotype wild population from Czech Republic chromosome A6, carGib1.2-hapl.c, whole genome shotgun sequence contains the following coding sequences:
- the bin1b gene encoding myc box-dependent-interacting protein 1b isoform X3: MAEVGKGVNAGKLASNVQKRITRAQEKVLQKLGKADETKDTAFEEEVAKFNKQLADGSKLQKDFKAYLAAVKTMHECSKRLQDCLAEMYDPEWFGKEEVDSIAEDTDLLWQDFHQNLVDNALISMDTYLAQFPDIKARIAKRERKLVDFDSARHHFASIQKGKKKDEAKIAKPLSLMEMAAPGWAQGIITAHQIAQTNLSRNQAEEDLGRAQKVFEEINYELQEELPTLWDSRVGLYVNTFQSVAGLEEKFHRDMGKLNQNLSDIMTKLDEQRLAKKGVTTASTGKSEEAANHNLSESGSDAPKSPAKSTESRERPPVSQSPRPASSQEVKQENIINLFEDAVVPDINISTQPQEASWDSWEPGQSPAADPSQQWHQDEEAAAQPYSQQTYESPQWEDEVTPAVQPFEAPRWDEQDSVSAQSGWSSETATPAHPHWEGDGVEHWGEEGSQVGQKQDADTNWGHVTAQAWEAESELPQWEELQSNETPTVTNGSSDAELPPSVLYKVKALHDYGATDSDELDLKAGDIVLVLPFANPDDQDDGWLMGVKESHWLQNKNLLAKGVFPENFTQKL, translated from the exons ATGGCAGAGGTAGGGAAAGGTGTCAACGCCGGGAAACTGGCCAGTAATGTACAGAAGAGGATAACCCGAGCACAAGAGAAG GTGTTGCAGAAGTTGGGAAAGGCAGATGAAACGAAAGACACAGCATTTGAGGAGGAAGTGGCCAAATTCAACAAGCAGTTG GCTGATGGCAGCAAACTGCAGAAAGACTTCAAGGCATATTTGGCGGCAGTCAAAA CAATGCACGAGTGTTCGAAGCGTCTGCAGGACTGTCTGGCAGAAATGTACGACCCTGAGTGGTTTGGCAAAGAGGAGGTGGACTCCATCGCAGAG GACACTGACCTCCTGTGGCAAGATTTCCACCAGAATCTTGTGGACAATGCCCTCATTTCCATGGACACATATTTGGCTCAATTTCCAGACATAAAG GCTCGCATCGCTAAACGTGAGAGGAAGCTGGTAGATTTTGACAGTGCCAGACATCATTTTGCCTCTATACAGAAAGGCAAGAAAAAGGATGAAGCCAAAATTGCCAAG CCTCTGTCTCTGATGGAGATGGCTGCTCCCGGCTGGGCTCAGGGAATAATCACAGCACATCAGATCGCTCAAACTAACCTCTCGAGAAACCAG gCCGAGGAAGATTTGGGCAGAGCTCAGAAGGTATTTGAGGAGATCAATTATGAACTCCAGGAGGAACTTCCCACCCTGTGGGACAG tcgTGTTGGTTTGTATGTTAACACATTTCAGAGCGTTGCCGGCCTGGAGGAAAAATTTCATAGGGACATGGGCAAA ctGAACCAGAATCTGAGTGATATTATGACCAAACTGGATGAGCAGCGTCTAGCCAA AAAAGGTGTCACGACAGCAAGCACTGGGAAGAG TGAAGAAGCAGCCAATCACAACCTCTCAGAGTCTGGGTCAGATGCCCCTAAATCACCAGCCAAG TCCACTGAGTCCAGAGAAAGACCGCCGGTCTCACAGTCGCCCAGGCCGGCTTCATCTCAGGAGGTGAAACAGGAGAACATCATTAACCTGTTTGAGGATGCAGTGGTGCCTGACATTAACATTTCAACCCAGccacag GAGGCTTCATGGGATTCATGGGAG CCTGGTCAGAGCCCTGCTGCAGACCCCTCCCAGCAGTGGCACCAGGATGAAGAAGCTGCTGCTCAGCCTTACAGCCAGCAGACATATGAGTCTCCTCAATGGGAGGACGAGGTCACTCCTGCTGTTCAGCCGTTTGAAGCTCCCCGCTGGGATGAGCAGGACAGCGTGTCTGCACAGTCAGGCTGGAGCAGTGAAACAGCTACGCCTGCGCATCCACACTGGGAGGGCGATGGTGTGGAGCACTGGGGCGAGGAAGGGTCCCAGGTAGGGCAAAAGCAAGACGCAGATACAAACTGGGGCCATGTTACAGCTCAGGCTTGGGAGGCGGAGTCAGAGTTGCCTCAGTGGGAGGAGCTTCAAAGT AATGAAACGCCAACAGTGACAAATGGCTCATCAGATGCAGAACTTCCTCCATCTGTTCTCTATAAG GTGAAAGCATTGCATGACTACGGAGCAACAGACAGCGATGAGCTTGATCTAAAGGCTGGTGACATTGTGCTCGTGCTTCCCTTTGCCAACCCAGATGATCAG GATGATGGCTGGTTAATGGGTGTAAAAGAGTCACACTGGCTTCAGAATAAAAACCTCCTAGCTAAAGGAGTCTTCCCTGAAAACTTCACCCAGAAACTGTAA
- the bin1b gene encoding myc box-dependent-interacting protein 1b isoform X4, giving the protein MAEVGKGVNAGKLASNVQKRITRAQEKVLQKLGKADETKDTAFEEEVAKFNKQLADGSKLQKDFKAYLAAVKTMHECSKRLQDCLAEMYDPEWFGKEEVDSIAEEMIEKEMDNNLEDTDLLWQDFHQNLVDNALISMDTYLAQFPDIKARIAKRERKLVDFDSARHHFASIQKGKKKDEAKIAKAEEDLGRAQKVFEEINYELQEELPTLWDSRVGLYVNTFQSVAGLEEKFHRDMGKLNQNLSDIMTKLDEQRLAKKGVTTASTGKSEEAANHNLSESGSDAPKSPAKSTESRERPPVSQSPRPASSQEVKQENIINLFEDAVVPDINISTQPQEASWDSWEPGQSPAADPSQQWHQDEEAAAQPYSQQTYESPQWEDEVTPAVQPFEAPRWDEQDSVSAQSGWSSETATPAHPHWEGDGVEHWGEEGSQVGQKQDADTNWGHVTAQAWEAESELPQWEELQSNETPTVTNGSSDAELPPSVLYKVKALHDYGATDSDELDLKAGDIVLVLPFANPDDQDDGWLMGVKESHWLQNKNLLAKGVFPENFTQKL; this is encoded by the exons ATGGCAGAGGTAGGGAAAGGTGTCAACGCCGGGAAACTGGCCAGTAATGTACAGAAGAGGATAACCCGAGCACAAGAGAAG GTGTTGCAGAAGTTGGGAAAGGCAGATGAAACGAAAGACACAGCATTTGAGGAGGAAGTGGCCAAATTCAACAAGCAGTTG GCTGATGGCAGCAAACTGCAGAAAGACTTCAAGGCATATTTGGCGGCAGTCAAAA CAATGCACGAGTGTTCGAAGCGTCTGCAGGACTGTCTGGCAGAAATGTACGACCCTGAGTGGTTTGGCAAAGAGGAGGTGGACTCCATCGCAGAG GAGATGATAGAGAAAGAAATGGATAATAATCTGGAG GACACTGACCTCCTGTGGCAAGATTTCCACCAGAATCTTGTGGACAATGCCCTCATTTCCATGGACACATATTTGGCTCAATTTCCAGACATAAAG GCTCGCATCGCTAAACGTGAGAGGAAGCTGGTAGATTTTGACAGTGCCAGACATCATTTTGCCTCTATACAGAAAGGCAAGAAAAAGGATGAAGCCAAAATTGCCAAG gCCGAGGAAGATTTGGGCAGAGCTCAGAAGGTATTTGAGGAGATCAATTATGAACTCCAGGAGGAACTTCCCACCCTGTGGGACAG tcgTGTTGGTTTGTATGTTAACACATTTCAGAGCGTTGCCGGCCTGGAGGAAAAATTTCATAGGGACATGGGCAAA ctGAACCAGAATCTGAGTGATATTATGACCAAACTGGATGAGCAGCGTCTAGCCAA AAAAGGTGTCACGACAGCAAGCACTGGGAAGAG TGAAGAAGCAGCCAATCACAACCTCTCAGAGTCTGGGTCAGATGCCCCTAAATCACCAGCCAAG TCCACTGAGTCCAGAGAAAGACCGCCGGTCTCACAGTCGCCCAGGCCGGCTTCATCTCAGGAGGTGAAACAGGAGAACATCATTAACCTGTTTGAGGATGCAGTGGTGCCTGACATTAACATTTCAACCCAGccacag GAGGCTTCATGGGATTCATGGGAG CCTGGTCAGAGCCCTGCTGCAGACCCCTCCCAGCAGTGGCACCAGGATGAAGAAGCTGCTGCTCAGCCTTACAGCCAGCAGACATATGAGTCTCCTCAATGGGAGGACGAGGTCACTCCTGCTGTTCAGCCGTTTGAAGCTCCCCGCTGGGATGAGCAGGACAGCGTGTCTGCACAGTCAGGCTGGAGCAGTGAAACAGCTACGCCTGCGCATCCACACTGGGAGGGCGATGGTGTGGAGCACTGGGGCGAGGAAGGGTCCCAGGTAGGGCAAAAGCAAGACGCAGATACAAACTGGGGCCATGTTACAGCTCAGGCTTGGGAGGCGGAGTCAGAGTTGCCTCAGTGGGAGGAGCTTCAAAGT AATGAAACGCCAACAGTGACAAATGGCTCATCAGATGCAGAACTTCCTCCATCTGTTCTCTATAAG GTGAAAGCATTGCATGACTACGGAGCAACAGACAGCGATGAGCTTGATCTAAAGGCTGGTGACATTGTGCTCGTGCTTCCCTTTGCCAACCCAGATGATCAG GATGATGGCTGGTTAATGGGTGTAAAAGAGTCACACTGGCTTCAGAATAAAAACCTCCTAGCTAAAGGAGTCTTCCCTGAAAACTTCACCCAGAAACTGTAA
- the bin1b gene encoding myc box-dependent-interacting protein 1b isoform X2, with amino-acid sequence MAEVGKGVNAGKLASNVQKRITRAQEKVLQKLGKADETKDTAFEEEVAKFNKQLADGSKLQKDFKAYLAAVKTMHECSKRLQDCLAEMYDPEWFGKEEVDSIAEEMIEKEMDNNLEDTDLLWQDFHQNLVDNALISMDTYLAQFPDIKARIAKRERKLVDFDSARHHFASIQKGKKKDEAKIAKPLSLMEMAAPGWAQGIITAHQIAQTNLSRNQAEEDLGRAQKVFEEINYELQEELPTLWDSRVGLYVNTFQSVAGLEEKFHRDMGKLNQNLSDIMTKLDEQRLANEEAANHNLSESGSDAPKSPAKSTESRERPPVSQSPRPASSQEVKQENIINLFEDAVVPDINISTQPQEASWDSWEPGQSPAADPSQQWHQDEEAAAQPYSQQTYESPQWEDEVTPAVQPFEAPRWDEQDSVSAQSGWSSETATPAHPHWEGDGVEHWGEEGSQVGQKQDADTNWGHVTAQAWEAESELPQWEELQSNETPTVTNGSSDAELPPSVLYKVKALHDYGATDSDELDLKAGDIVLVLPFANPDDQDDGWLMGVKESHWLQNKNLLAKGVFPENFTQKL; translated from the exons ATGGCAGAGGTAGGGAAAGGTGTCAACGCCGGGAAACTGGCCAGTAATGTACAGAAGAGGATAACCCGAGCACAAGAGAAG GTGTTGCAGAAGTTGGGAAAGGCAGATGAAACGAAAGACACAGCATTTGAGGAGGAAGTGGCCAAATTCAACAAGCAGTTG GCTGATGGCAGCAAACTGCAGAAAGACTTCAAGGCATATTTGGCGGCAGTCAAAA CAATGCACGAGTGTTCGAAGCGTCTGCAGGACTGTCTGGCAGAAATGTACGACCCTGAGTGGTTTGGCAAAGAGGAGGTGGACTCCATCGCAGAG GAGATGATAGAGAAAGAAATGGATAATAATCTGGAG GACACTGACCTCCTGTGGCAAGATTTCCACCAGAATCTTGTGGACAATGCCCTCATTTCCATGGACACATATTTGGCTCAATTTCCAGACATAAAG GCTCGCATCGCTAAACGTGAGAGGAAGCTGGTAGATTTTGACAGTGCCAGACATCATTTTGCCTCTATACAGAAAGGCAAGAAAAAGGATGAAGCCAAAATTGCCAAG CCTCTGTCTCTGATGGAGATGGCTGCTCCCGGCTGGGCTCAGGGAATAATCACAGCACATCAGATCGCTCAAACTAACCTCTCGAGAAACCAG gCCGAGGAAGATTTGGGCAGAGCTCAGAAGGTATTTGAGGAGATCAATTATGAACTCCAGGAGGAACTTCCCACCCTGTGGGACAG tcgTGTTGGTTTGTATGTTAACACATTTCAGAGCGTTGCCGGCCTGGAGGAAAAATTTCATAGGGACATGGGCAAA ctGAACCAGAATCTGAGTGATATTATGACCAAACTGGATGAGCAGCGTCTAGCCAA TGAAGAAGCAGCCAATCACAACCTCTCAGAGTCTGGGTCAGATGCCCCTAAATCACCAGCCAAG TCCACTGAGTCCAGAGAAAGACCGCCGGTCTCACAGTCGCCCAGGCCGGCTTCATCTCAGGAGGTGAAACAGGAGAACATCATTAACCTGTTTGAGGATGCAGTGGTGCCTGACATTAACATTTCAACCCAGccacag GAGGCTTCATGGGATTCATGGGAG CCTGGTCAGAGCCCTGCTGCAGACCCCTCCCAGCAGTGGCACCAGGATGAAGAAGCTGCTGCTCAGCCTTACAGCCAGCAGACATATGAGTCTCCTCAATGGGAGGACGAGGTCACTCCTGCTGTTCAGCCGTTTGAAGCTCCCCGCTGGGATGAGCAGGACAGCGTGTCTGCACAGTCAGGCTGGAGCAGTGAAACAGCTACGCCTGCGCATCCACACTGGGAGGGCGATGGTGTGGAGCACTGGGGCGAGGAAGGGTCCCAGGTAGGGCAAAAGCAAGACGCAGATACAAACTGGGGCCATGTTACAGCTCAGGCTTGGGAGGCGGAGTCAGAGTTGCCTCAGTGGGAGGAGCTTCAAAGT AATGAAACGCCAACAGTGACAAATGGCTCATCAGATGCAGAACTTCCTCCATCTGTTCTCTATAAG GTGAAAGCATTGCATGACTACGGAGCAACAGACAGCGATGAGCTTGATCTAAAGGCTGGTGACATTGTGCTCGTGCTTCCCTTTGCCAACCCAGATGATCAG GATGATGGCTGGTTAATGGGTGTAAAAGAGTCACACTGGCTTCAGAATAAAAACCTCCTAGCTAAAGGAGTCTTCCCTGAAAACTTCACCCAGAAACTGTAA
- the bin1b gene encoding myc box-dependent-interacting protein 1b isoform X5 produces the protein MAEVGKGVNAGKLASNVQKRITRAQEKVLQKLGKADETKDTAFEEEVAKFNKQLADGSKLQKDFKAYLAAVKTMHECSKRLQDCLAEMYDPEWFGKEEVDSIAEEMIEKEMDNNLEDTDLLWQDFHQNLVDNALISMDTYLAQFPDIKARIAKRERKLVDFDSARHHFASIQKGKKKDEAKIAKPLSLMEMAAPGWAQGIITAHQIAQTNLSRNQAEEDLGRAQKVFEEINYELQEELPTLWDSRVGLYVNTFQSVAGLEEKFHRDMGKLNQNLSDIMTKLDEQRLAKKGVTTASTGKSEEAANHNLSESGSDAPKSPAKSTESRERPPVSQSPRPASSQEVKQENIINLFEDAVVPDINISTQPQEASWDSWEPGQSPAADPSQQWHQDEEAAAQPYSQQTYESPQWEDEVTPAVQPFEAPRWDEQDSVSAQSGWSSETATPAHPHWEGDGVEHWGEEGSQNETPTVTNGSSDAELPPSVLYKVKALHDYGATDSDELDLKAGDIVLVLPFANPDDQDDGWLMGVKESHWLQNKNLLAKGVFPENFTQKL, from the exons ATGGCAGAGGTAGGGAAAGGTGTCAACGCCGGGAAACTGGCCAGTAATGTACAGAAGAGGATAACCCGAGCACAAGAGAAG GTGTTGCAGAAGTTGGGAAAGGCAGATGAAACGAAAGACACAGCATTTGAGGAGGAAGTGGCCAAATTCAACAAGCAGTTG GCTGATGGCAGCAAACTGCAGAAAGACTTCAAGGCATATTTGGCGGCAGTCAAAA CAATGCACGAGTGTTCGAAGCGTCTGCAGGACTGTCTGGCAGAAATGTACGACCCTGAGTGGTTTGGCAAAGAGGAGGTGGACTCCATCGCAGAG GAGATGATAGAGAAAGAAATGGATAATAATCTGGAG GACACTGACCTCCTGTGGCAAGATTTCCACCAGAATCTTGTGGACAATGCCCTCATTTCCATGGACACATATTTGGCTCAATTTCCAGACATAAAG GCTCGCATCGCTAAACGTGAGAGGAAGCTGGTAGATTTTGACAGTGCCAGACATCATTTTGCCTCTATACAGAAAGGCAAGAAAAAGGATGAAGCCAAAATTGCCAAG CCTCTGTCTCTGATGGAGATGGCTGCTCCCGGCTGGGCTCAGGGAATAATCACAGCACATCAGATCGCTCAAACTAACCTCTCGAGAAACCAG gCCGAGGAAGATTTGGGCAGAGCTCAGAAGGTATTTGAGGAGATCAATTATGAACTCCAGGAGGAACTTCCCACCCTGTGGGACAG tcgTGTTGGTTTGTATGTTAACACATTTCAGAGCGTTGCCGGCCTGGAGGAAAAATTTCATAGGGACATGGGCAAA ctGAACCAGAATCTGAGTGATATTATGACCAAACTGGATGAGCAGCGTCTAGCCAA AAAAGGTGTCACGACAGCAAGCACTGGGAAGAG TGAAGAAGCAGCCAATCACAACCTCTCAGAGTCTGGGTCAGATGCCCCTAAATCACCAGCCAAG TCCACTGAGTCCAGAGAAAGACCGCCGGTCTCACAGTCGCCCAGGCCGGCTTCATCTCAGGAGGTGAAACAGGAGAACATCATTAACCTGTTTGAGGATGCAGTGGTGCCTGACATTAACATTTCAACCCAGccacag GAGGCTTCATGGGATTCATGGGAG CCTGGTCAGAGCCCTGCTGCAGACCCCTCCCAGCAGTGGCACCAGGATGAAGAAGCTGCTGCTCAGCCTTACAGCCAGCAGACATATGAGTCTCCTCAATGGGAGGACGAGGTCACTCCTGCTGTTCAGCCGTTTGAAGCTCCCCGCTGGGATGAGCAGGACAGCGTGTCTGCACAGTCAGGCTGGAGCAGTGAAACAGCTACGCCTGCGCATCCACACTGGGAGGGCGATGGTGTGGAGCACTGGGGCGAGGAAGGGTCCCAG AATGAAACGCCAACAGTGACAAATGGCTCATCAGATGCAGAACTTCCTCCATCTGTTCTCTATAAG GTGAAAGCATTGCATGACTACGGAGCAACAGACAGCGATGAGCTTGATCTAAAGGCTGGTGACATTGTGCTCGTGCTTCCCTTTGCCAACCCAGATGATCAG GATGATGGCTGGTTAATGGGTGTAAAAGAGTCACACTGGCTTCAGAATAAAAACCTCCTAGCTAAAGGAGTCTTCCCTGAAAACTTCACCCAGAAACTGTAA
- the bin1b gene encoding myc box-dependent-interacting protein 1b isoform X1 yields the protein MAEVGKGVNAGKLASNVQKRITRAQEKVLQKLGKADETKDTAFEEEVAKFNKQLADGSKLQKDFKAYLAAVKTMHECSKRLQDCLAEMYDPEWFGKEEVDSIAEEMIEKEMDNNLEDTDLLWQDFHQNLVDNALISMDTYLAQFPDIKARIAKRERKLVDFDSARHHFASIQKGKKKDEAKIAKPLSLMEMAAPGWAQGIITAHQIAQTNLSRNQAEEDLGRAQKVFEEINYELQEELPTLWDSRVGLYVNTFQSVAGLEEKFHRDMGKLNQNLSDIMTKLDEQRLAKKGVTTASTGKSEEAANHNLSESGSDAPKSPAKSTESRERPPVSQSPRPASSQEVKQENIINLFEDAVVPDINISTQPQEASWDSWEPGQSPAADPSQQWHQDEEAAAQPYSQQTYESPQWEDEVTPAVQPFEAPRWDEQDSVSAQSGWSSETATPAHPHWEGDGVEHWGEEGSQVGQKQDADTNWGHVTAQAWEAESELPQWEELQSNETPTVTNGSSDAELPPSVLYKVKALHDYGATDSDELDLKAGDIVLVLPFANPDDQDDGWLMGVKESHWLQNKNLLAKGVFPENFTQKL from the exons ATGGCAGAGGTAGGGAAAGGTGTCAACGCCGGGAAACTGGCCAGTAATGTACAGAAGAGGATAACCCGAGCACAAGAGAAG GTGTTGCAGAAGTTGGGAAAGGCAGATGAAACGAAAGACACAGCATTTGAGGAGGAAGTGGCCAAATTCAACAAGCAGTTG GCTGATGGCAGCAAACTGCAGAAAGACTTCAAGGCATATTTGGCGGCAGTCAAAA CAATGCACGAGTGTTCGAAGCGTCTGCAGGACTGTCTGGCAGAAATGTACGACCCTGAGTGGTTTGGCAAAGAGGAGGTGGACTCCATCGCAGAG GAGATGATAGAGAAAGAAATGGATAATAATCTGGAG GACACTGACCTCCTGTGGCAAGATTTCCACCAGAATCTTGTGGACAATGCCCTCATTTCCATGGACACATATTTGGCTCAATTTCCAGACATAAAG GCTCGCATCGCTAAACGTGAGAGGAAGCTGGTAGATTTTGACAGTGCCAGACATCATTTTGCCTCTATACAGAAAGGCAAGAAAAAGGATGAAGCCAAAATTGCCAAG CCTCTGTCTCTGATGGAGATGGCTGCTCCCGGCTGGGCTCAGGGAATAATCACAGCACATCAGATCGCTCAAACTAACCTCTCGAGAAACCAG gCCGAGGAAGATTTGGGCAGAGCTCAGAAGGTATTTGAGGAGATCAATTATGAACTCCAGGAGGAACTTCCCACCCTGTGGGACAG tcgTGTTGGTTTGTATGTTAACACATTTCAGAGCGTTGCCGGCCTGGAGGAAAAATTTCATAGGGACATGGGCAAA ctGAACCAGAATCTGAGTGATATTATGACCAAACTGGATGAGCAGCGTCTAGCCAA AAAAGGTGTCACGACAGCAAGCACTGGGAAGAG TGAAGAAGCAGCCAATCACAACCTCTCAGAGTCTGGGTCAGATGCCCCTAAATCACCAGCCAAG TCCACTGAGTCCAGAGAAAGACCGCCGGTCTCACAGTCGCCCAGGCCGGCTTCATCTCAGGAGGTGAAACAGGAGAACATCATTAACCTGTTTGAGGATGCAGTGGTGCCTGACATTAACATTTCAACCCAGccacag GAGGCTTCATGGGATTCATGGGAG CCTGGTCAGAGCCCTGCTGCAGACCCCTCCCAGCAGTGGCACCAGGATGAAGAAGCTGCTGCTCAGCCTTACAGCCAGCAGACATATGAGTCTCCTCAATGGGAGGACGAGGTCACTCCTGCTGTTCAGCCGTTTGAAGCTCCCCGCTGGGATGAGCAGGACAGCGTGTCTGCACAGTCAGGCTGGAGCAGTGAAACAGCTACGCCTGCGCATCCACACTGGGAGGGCGATGGTGTGGAGCACTGGGGCGAGGAAGGGTCCCAGGTAGGGCAAAAGCAAGACGCAGATACAAACTGGGGCCATGTTACAGCTCAGGCTTGGGAGGCGGAGTCAGAGTTGCCTCAGTGGGAGGAGCTTCAAAGT AATGAAACGCCAACAGTGACAAATGGCTCATCAGATGCAGAACTTCCTCCATCTGTTCTCTATAAG GTGAAAGCATTGCATGACTACGGAGCAACAGACAGCGATGAGCTTGATCTAAAGGCTGGTGACATTGTGCTCGTGCTTCCCTTTGCCAACCCAGATGATCAG GATGATGGCTGGTTAATGGGTGTAAAAGAGTCACACTGGCTTCAGAATAAAAACCTCCTAGCTAAAGGAGTCTTCCCTGAAAACTTCACCCAGAAACTGTAA
- the bin1b gene encoding myc box-dependent-interacting protein 1b isoform X7 → MAEVGKGVNAGKLASNVQKRITRAQEKVLQKLGKADETKDTAFEEEVAKFNKQLADGSKLQKDFKAYLAAVKTMHECSKRLQDCLAEMYDPEWFGKEEVDSIAEEMIEKEMDNNLEDTDLLWQDFHQNLVDNALISMDTYLAQFPDIKARIAKRERKLVDFDSARHHFASIQKGKKKDEAKIAKPLSLMEMAAPGWAQGIITAHQIAQTNLSRNQAEEDLGRAQKVFEEINYELQEELPTLWDSRVGLYVNTFQSVAGLEEKFHRDMGKLNQNLSDIMTKLDEQRLAKKGVTTASTGKSEEAANHNLSESGSDAPKSPAKSTESRERPPVSQSPRPASSQEVKQENIINLFEDAVVPDINISTQPQNETPTVTNGSSDAELPPSVLYKVKALHDYGATDSDELDLKAGDIVLVLPFANPDDQDDGWLMGVKESHWLQNKNLLAKGVFPENFTQKL, encoded by the exons ATGGCAGAGGTAGGGAAAGGTGTCAACGCCGGGAAACTGGCCAGTAATGTACAGAAGAGGATAACCCGAGCACAAGAGAAG GTGTTGCAGAAGTTGGGAAAGGCAGATGAAACGAAAGACACAGCATTTGAGGAGGAAGTGGCCAAATTCAACAAGCAGTTG GCTGATGGCAGCAAACTGCAGAAAGACTTCAAGGCATATTTGGCGGCAGTCAAAA CAATGCACGAGTGTTCGAAGCGTCTGCAGGACTGTCTGGCAGAAATGTACGACCCTGAGTGGTTTGGCAAAGAGGAGGTGGACTCCATCGCAGAG GAGATGATAGAGAAAGAAATGGATAATAATCTGGAG GACACTGACCTCCTGTGGCAAGATTTCCACCAGAATCTTGTGGACAATGCCCTCATTTCCATGGACACATATTTGGCTCAATTTCCAGACATAAAG GCTCGCATCGCTAAACGTGAGAGGAAGCTGGTAGATTTTGACAGTGCCAGACATCATTTTGCCTCTATACAGAAAGGCAAGAAAAAGGATGAAGCCAAAATTGCCAAG CCTCTGTCTCTGATGGAGATGGCTGCTCCCGGCTGGGCTCAGGGAATAATCACAGCACATCAGATCGCTCAAACTAACCTCTCGAGAAACCAG gCCGAGGAAGATTTGGGCAGAGCTCAGAAGGTATTTGAGGAGATCAATTATGAACTCCAGGAGGAACTTCCCACCCTGTGGGACAG tcgTGTTGGTTTGTATGTTAACACATTTCAGAGCGTTGCCGGCCTGGAGGAAAAATTTCATAGGGACATGGGCAAA ctGAACCAGAATCTGAGTGATATTATGACCAAACTGGATGAGCAGCGTCTAGCCAA AAAAGGTGTCACGACAGCAAGCACTGGGAAGAG TGAAGAAGCAGCCAATCACAACCTCTCAGAGTCTGGGTCAGATGCCCCTAAATCACCAGCCAAG TCCACTGAGTCCAGAGAAAGACCGCCGGTCTCACAGTCGCCCAGGCCGGCTTCATCTCAGGAGGTGAAACAGGAGAACATCATTAACCTGTTTGAGGATGCAGTGGTGCCTGACATTAACATTTCAACCCAGccacag AATGAAACGCCAACAGTGACAAATGGCTCATCAGATGCAGAACTTCCTCCATCTGTTCTCTATAAG GTGAAAGCATTGCATGACTACGGAGCAACAGACAGCGATGAGCTTGATCTAAAGGCTGGTGACATTGTGCTCGTGCTTCCCTTTGCCAACCCAGATGATCAG GATGATGGCTGGTTAATGGGTGTAAAAGAGTCACACTGGCTTCAGAATAAAAACCTCCTAGCTAAAGGAGTCTTCCCTGAAAACTTCACCCAGAAACTGTAA